In Acidimicrobiales bacterium, the following are encoded in one genomic region:
- the gcvH gene encoding glycine cleavage system protein GcvH, with protein MSPVDVPEHLRYTSDHEWVEIDGRRARVGITDFAQEALGDVVFVELPAVGTRVEKGAMLGEVESTKSVSEVYAPVSGVVVEVNHALSEAPEQLNRDPYGEGWLCVLEASDPAEADDLLGAAAYVALTTS; from the coding sequence ATGTCGCCCGTGGACGTGCCCGAGCACCTGCGCTACACGAGCGACCACGAGTGGGTCGAGATCGACGGGCGCCGCGCCCGCGTCGGGATCACCGACTTCGCGCAGGAGGCGCTCGGTGACGTCGTCTTCGTCGAGCTCCCCGCCGTCGGCACCCGCGTGGAGAAGGGCGCGATGCTCGGCGAGGTCGAGTCGACGAAGTCGGTCTCCGAGGTCTACGCGCCGGTCTCGGGCGTCGTCGTCGAGGTCAACCACGCCCTGTCGGAGGCGCCCGAGCAGCTGAACCGCGACCCCTACGGGGAGGGGTGGCTGTGCGTCCTCGAGGCGAGCGACCCGGCCGAGGCCGACGACCTCCTCGGCGCCGCGGCCTACGTCGCCCTCACGACCTCCTGA